The following are encoded in a window of Mustela nigripes isolate SB6536 chromosome 1, MUSNIG.SB6536, whole genome shotgun sequence genomic DNA:
- the LOC132011837 gene encoding olfactory receptor 52B4-like has product MASFNHTGVNHVVFYLLGIPGREDLHMWISIPFLISYVFALLGNGLLIFIILIRSSLHEPMYLFLCMLAGVDIVFATTTEPKALAIFWCNSREISLNSCIAQLYFQHSSFISESGILLMMAFDRYIAICYPLRYTLILPHSLIGKIGVAVFMRAHCTIFPMIFLLKRLTFCRNNILPHTFCEHIGLAKYACDDIHVNIWYGFFVLMSTVILDIVLIFVSYTLILRAVFRIPSRDARHKALNTCGSHVCVIILFYGPGIFSVLTQRFGRHIPLHVHILLANVSMLAPPMLNPIIYGVRTKQIRDQVFYVLFPKQK; this is encoded by the coding sequence ATGGCTAGCTTCAATCACACTGGTGTTAACCATGTAGTCTTCTACCTGTTGGGCATTCCAGGCCGAGAAGACCTACACATGTGGATTTCCAtccccttcctcatctcctatgTCTTTGCTCTCCTTGGAAATGGTCTGCTCATCTTCATTATCCTCATCAGGAGCAGCCTCCATGAACCTATGTATCTTTTTCTCTGCATGCTGGCTGGAGTTGACATTGTCTTTGCCACAACCACAGAACCCAAGGCATTGGCCATTTTCTGGTGCAATAGTAGGGAGATCTCTCTTAACAGCTGCATTGCCCAGCTCTACTTCCAGCATTCCTCCTTTATTTCTGAGTCAGGCATCTTGCTGATGATGGCATTTGACCGCTACATTGCAATATGTTATCCACTGAGATACACCCTGATACTCCCCCACTCTCTGATAGGGAAAATTGGTGTGGCTGTTTTCATGAGAGCACACTGTACAATTTTTCCCATGATATTTCTTCTGAAGAGGCTGACTTTTTGCAGAAATAACATCCTACCACATACATTCTGTGAACACATTGGCTTGGCCAAGTATGCCTGTGATGATATCCATGTAAATATCTGGtatggattttttgttttaatgtcaaCAGTGATCCTAGACATTGtcctcatttttgtttcctataCTCTGATTCTCCGTGCTGTCTTTCGTATCCCTTCCCGAGATGCTCGCCACAAAGCTCTCAACACATGTGGTTCCCATGTCTGTGtcatcatccttttttatggGCCTGGGATCTTCTCTGTTCTCACTCAGCGCTTTGGCCGTCACATCCCGCTACATGTCCATATCCTGTTGGCCAATGTCAGCATGCTTGCTCCACCTATGTTGAATCCCATCATTTATGGGGTCAGAACAAAACAGATAAGAGACCAAGTGTTTTATGTATTGTTTCCAAAGCAGAAATAA